From one Acipenser ruthenus chromosome 21, fAciRut3.2 maternal haplotype, whole genome shotgun sequence genomic stretch:
- the LOC117427962 gene encoding E1A-binding protein p400-like isoform X3, producing the protein MHHGSGAQNVQRQLQRSKSFTGTEAEEQQQQSTNLPQSPVTSFAPSASPSAPQSPNYQIIMSRSPVPGQNVNITLQNVGQMVGGNQQITLTPLPLQNPASPGFQHSAQQWRFEHSSPSYIQVTSPLPQQVQPQSPTQHSPVPVQALQGVQRAGAPATGLSMCGQSPTRGFVDASMLVRQISLSSPSSSGHFVYQDGSGLAQLASGSAGQVQLSSPGTPGSVRERRLSQPHSQTGGTIHHLGPQSPAASGASIQTLGSPGHITTSSLPPQISSIIQGQLIQQQQQVLHGQQLGRAMGFDRTPPGMLSGVGGSAASFGMASPLPPSSPSRANAPQGLSNPPLTPTSASASVKKQPKKLEIPPATPEIAQLRKQCLEQHRKATESLKDSFKEHLIELFFLQHLQGNMMDFLAFKKKPCGPLFMYLRQNDLDLEDDEEEEQSEVINDEVKMVTGKDGQAGTPVAIATQLPPNVSAAFSSPQQQFQTHQGTPVAGTANSVEIEAFKRQQALAQADQARRPRIEVGRHGMVFQHPGIAPLGSPGVPLQQLMPTVQGGMPPTPQTIQMAGQKQSQQQYDPSKGPPVQNAASLHTPPPQLPSRLQPTSMPLNALPPGLQLAQQQLVEAQAQPQTPLQVQVKQQLGPVSIANTPQTQLQAQLQQQMQPGLHVQMQTAQQLPQCQAQLQQVQATVALVRPGADSSPACQRLVVNSIPTSSLSPAPLAGTVSPSTTYSTLTHRTSPGSNKPLSPVSQSKLTVSSIPKMSSLVQGGAQDGSQDKQAEQAKLENQVHQRIAELRKEGLWSMSRLPKLQDAPRPKSHWDYLLEEMQWMAADFSQERRWKVAAAKKLVRTCARYHDEQRQIEEREKTEEEARLRRIACTIAKEVEYFWANIEQVVEVKLQIEVHEKRRKALSLCRAPKEGKDAKPIQETGVKSEKESSLELSPAGRKRKASTSTVQEEVEDEESTLEEQEAVEGAADHKNELAELDKEAKMSLDTLVEQYAGAYAENFEWPHPSSHSEDEDRDEEVEESPLESYNEEILIDSLLSIEEHGGPESSKAPLTDGQKPRKDIAEVAAAAELLLPKGSARATAVFRNAAPFLLHGSLREYQQIGVDWLASLYKKHLNGILADETGLGKTVQTAAFLAHLACKEGNWGPHLVVVRTCKILSWEMEIKRWCPSLKILVYLGNKKERRLKRRMWSESNGFHVCLTSFKLLLKDHKDFLRKRWKYLVLDEIQLLKNMTEKHWETILTLKSQQRLLLINTPLQNTLKELWTMIHFLLPGITRQYLDFPVKAGTDENQEYCHKLVIRLHRVIQPFILRRSKRDVEKQLPKKYEHILKCRLSSRQKILYEDVMTQTRSQEALKTGHFVSVLHVLMQLQRICNHPDLVHPRTTRSAYVSAALQYTTPSLVLGAIQYDPWKNVDMSIFDLIGNENKLTRYEAEEVLPKQKVTRKLIEEIYTAPDPPARPKQVKLKPSRLFEPVQYGQKPEGRTVAFPGSPPQRTPTTTTTAATVSQQGQVRGKSPVTTVPATQAAGTPFQPTQTTTTTTTTASSVSTPPTPGQQTVTSAASVSGSTTSSTSTVSKALSSPAGGAVPQLGQTAPVPVSRPAQVTPQAPAHTMQQSVLPQRLVLTSQAQARLPSGEVVKIAQLASITGSQSRITQPEMPVTLQFQGNKFTLSSSQLRQLTAGQPLQLQGTLGNILQIVSAPGQQILRPQGSVVMQTVSQTQPVQNAVTAPSQQAQTATAPTTTAVQGKAPAVVVRTAVPSTAAGDQTANVKAVAATGTTTQEASEARNRLVKERLDRVFSANERRCSRSVFYGADLLEVCSVFDKDPVPKPATESNNSWRWIGRANCLSVQQASASVSHLQEALFTSEQRREALQDMAQRFVCVVPPAIAPAPQLYSANPPPQYSLELKMFRHKFHQEMAPHTKQLRSPTANHLIEFPDLRLLQMDSGKLEALSVLLHKLKSEGRRVLIFTQMVKMLDILEKFLDYHHLPYVRINEKTPAEQRQEQMRNFNRNKQIFCTILSNRCGSVVGSVLDADTVVFYDTDLNPSMDAKTQEWCDRIGRSKDIHIYRLGSGNSIEEKLLKNGTKDLIREVAAQGTDYTLAFLTQRTIQDLFEVESGSGEKVEEFVVLHQDPSPAETISPRIARPYIQALNSIGKEGASGAPIKSEDDSAAETSEDLGVEGDVKYEDEPSRLEELVAVVEQLTPIEKYALHYLEFVHMSSTEEEERKAMEKMIAAKKEWEVQQLKKLKIEDEERMMLEEEEDLFTYTREDAYNMEYVYDGPDGQTEIMPLWTPPTPPQDDNDVYIDSVICLMYDSTPVPESKLPPVYVRKEHKRLKMDPSAAGRKKKQRHGETVIPPRSLFDKGSFLKPRREGKDQKKNFSLKQQAPFAKPLPSLVKPAVEAGQDNPEWLISEDWALLQAVKQLLELPLNLSIVSAAHTPNWDMVSDVVNSCSRVYRSPKQCRSRYENVIIPREEGKLVYEANPKKKTKSIYKSKNSRPLRTCQIYAQDDSATHIHLYNSRFELMKIIASKRSPPIKPLLGMNPFQKNPKHASVLAESGINYDKPLPPIQVASQRAERIAKEKKALAEQQRAQQLAQQQAGPQPPPPPTPQPQTQQPAQPQAVPQAQAVVQAAGNTVTNTASLQAGTIKTAAVGTSLQTAPVSGNVIVNTVAGVPASSFQPTNKRLASPVIPATLTTTVGASPQVVHTQQRTVSTPAAPAEVVAIATNQGVRTVTPVTASTVSTTLTPVQTQNRSLITQVNPATAPSMQLPPGKGITHAQLHLLRQQQAQVQVQQIQAQAGSPAQIKTVGKPTQEQFLKIQQKQKLQLQHQQAVAAQQQTQQPSQQAAQAQQQQGQQQQQITAVTTSRGGPVLTGTTVTNLQVARLTRVAGTQLQAQGQIQSQPAQTAQVTLTKPPVVSVPAVTTLPVTMAGISVAIGQPQKAGGQVVAHQLQMQQHLLNLKKQQAAAAAAAQQQKAVQTQVGQGQGTVQQKVTVQAQQPTQQKVTYTTAQLQPGIKTQFLTTSIAQAQKPSAAQQVQTQLQVAKLPQIVQQQTVANIQQMVSASQMQGQTQTLTLSQNTGQQQVQVIPAGTATAQKLLQQQVGLAASPHSPAQGAASSESQGQQQAKVQVRAAPAVRVKAPTKPS; encoded by the exons ATGCACCATGGAAGTGGGGCCCAGAATGTGCAGCGCCAGCTTCAGAGATCCAAGTCTTTCACAGGTACTGAGGCAGAAGAGCAGCAACAGCAGTCCACAAACCTTCCTCAATCACCGGTGACCTCTTTCGCTCCATCCGCCAGCCCCTCTGCCCCTCAGTCCCCCAACTACCAGATCATCATGAGCCGGAGTCCTGTCCCAGGGCAGAACGTCAACATCACTCTGCAAAATGTAGGGCAGATGGTAGGGGGGAACCAGCAGATAACCCTCACCCCTCTGCCACTCCAGAACCCGGCATCCCCCGGGTTCCAGCACAGCGCCCAGCAATGGAGGTTTGAACACAGCTCTCCTTCTTACATCCAAGTCACGTCGCCCTTACCACAGCAAGTTCAGCCGCAGAGCCCCACCCAGCACAGCCCAGTACCTGTTCAGGCTTTGCAGGGGGTGCAAAGGGCTGGCGCTCCTGCGACTGGGTTAAGTATGTGTGGTCAAAGCCCGACTCGAGGATTTGTGGATGCCAGCATGCTTGTCAGGCAAATAAGCCTCAGTAGTCCATCAAGCAGCGGCCACTTTGTGTACCAGGATGGGTCAGGACTGGCACAGCTGGCATCGGGTTCAGCCGGACAGGTGCAGCTGTCTTCTCCTGGCACCCCAGGGTCTGTGCGGGAACGCAGGCTGTCTCAACCCCACTCCCAGACCGGCGGGACCATTCACCACCTGGGGCCTCAGAGTCCAGCAGCAAGCGGGGCCTCCATACAGACACTGGGAAGCCCAGGTCACATCACAACTTCCAGCTTGCCACCTCAGATCAGCAGCATTATCCAGGGCCAGCtgattcagcagcagcagcaggtgcttCATGGGCAGCAGCTCGGCAGGGCCATGGGTTTTGATAGGACTCCCCCGGGGATGCTAAGTGGGGTCGGTGGATCGGCTGCCTCTTTTGGCATGGCCTCCCCTCTGCCTCCCTCCAGCCCGTCCCGTGCCAACGCACCACAAGGATTGTCAAACCCCCCGCTCACCCCTACCAGCGCCTCAGCCTCGGTGAAGAAGCAGCCCAAGAAGCTGGAGATCCCGCCTGCCACTCCCGAGATTGcccagctgaggaagcaatgccTAGAGCAGCACAGAAAAGCCACAGAGAGCCTGAAAGACAGCTTCAAGGAGCATCTGATCGAGCTGTTCTTTCTGCAGCACCTGCAAGGGAACATGATGGACTTCTTGGCTTTCAAGAAGAAGCCTTGCGGGCCGCTTTTCATGTACCTGCGGCAGAACGACCTGGACCTGGAGGATGATGAGGAAGAGGAGCAGTCGGAAGTCATTAATGATGAG GTAAAAATGGTGACAGGAAAAGATGGTCAGGCCGGTACTCCTGTTGCTATAGCAACACAGCTTCCTCCTAATGTATCTGCTGCCTTTTCCTCACCACAGCAACAGTTTCAG ACTCATCAGGGTACGCCAGTGGCTGGTACTGCAAATTCCGTGGAGATTGAAGCCTTTAAAAGACAACAGGCTTTAGCACAAGCAG ATCAGGCTAGGAGGCCCCGGATTGAAGTTGGTCGCCATGGGATGGTTTTCCAGCATCCTGGTATAGCACCTTTAGGATCACCTGGGGTTCCTCTTCAACAGCTTATGCCAACAGTGCAAG GAGGGATGCCCCCAACTCCTCAAACCATTCAAATGGCAGGTCAGAAGCAGAGCCAGCAGCAGTATGATCCATCCAAGGGGCCTCCGGTCCAGAATGCTGCCAGCCTCCACACCCCTCCGCCCCAGTTGCCAAGCAGACTGCAGCCGACCAGCATGCCTCTGAACGCACTCCCTCCCGGGCTACAGTTAGCACAGCAGCAGCTGGTGGAAGCCCAGGCTCAGCCCCAGACTCCGCTCCAGGTCCAGGTTAAACAGCAGCTGGGACCAGTGTCCATCGCTAACACCCCTCAGACGCAGCTCCAGGCTCAGCTCCAGCAACAAATGCAGCCAGGACTTCATGTCCAGATGCAGACGGCACAACAGCTTCCACAGTGTCAGGCCCAGCTACAGCAAGTGCAAGCG acTGTAGCTCTGGTGCGACCTGGTGCTGATTCTTCCCCGGCCTGTCAGAGGCTGGTGGTCAATTCTATACCTACTTCTTCACTTTCACCAGCACCCCTTGCAGGTACAGTGTCGCCTTCTACCACCTActcaacactgacacacagaaccTCCCCAGGATCCAACAAACCTCTCTCTCCAGTCTCTCAGTCCAAACTGACTGTTTCATCAATACCGAAAATGTCTAGCCTTGTGCAGGGGGGTGCACAAGACGGTTCTCAAGACAAGCAAGCAGAGCAAGCTAAACTG GAAAACCAGGTCCACCAGAGGATAGCTGAACTGCGCAAAGAGGGCTTGTGGTCAATGAGCAGACTGCCCAAACTGCAGGATGCCCCGCGGCCCAAGTCTCACTGGGATTACCTTCTGGAGGAGATGCAGTGGATGGCAGCCGACTTTTCCCAGGAGAGGAGGTGGAAGGTGGCTGCTGCTAAGAAG CTTGTGAGGACCTGTGCGCGTTACCATGATGAACAAAGACAGATAGAAGAAAGGGAGAAGACAGAGGAGGAAGCCAGACTCCGGCGTATTGCATGCACCATTGCAAAAGAAGTGGAGTATTTCTGGGCTAATATTGAACAG gttgtTGAAGTCAAACTACAGATTGAGGTCCACgagaaaagaagaaaagcattAAGCCTATGCAGAGCACCAAAAGAAG GAAAAGATGCCAAACCTATTCAGGAAACTGGAGTTAAATCAGAAAAAGAGAGCAGCTTAGAGTTATCCCCTGCTGGAAGAAAGCGAAAAGCAAGCACATCAACAGTTCAAGAAGAAG ttgAGGATGAGGAGAGCACTTTAGAAGAGCAGGAAGCTGTTGAAGGAGCTGCAGATCATAAGAACGAGTTGGCAGAGCTGGATAAAGAAG CCAAGATGTCTTTGGACACCTTGGTGGAACAGTATGCTGGTGCCTATGCAGAAAACTTCGAGTGGCCTCACCCTAGTTCTCACAGTGAAGATGAAGACAGAGATGAAG AAGTGGAAGAGTCTCCACTTGAGAGCTACAATGAAGAGATCCTCATAGACTCACTGCTCAGCATTGAGGAGCACGGAGGCCCAGAAAGCTCAAAAGCTCCTCTGACTGACGGGCAGAAACCTAGGAAAGACATTGCTGAAGTGGCTGCTGCTGCAGAACTTCTCCTGCCCAAGGGAAGCGCGAGGGCCACCGctgtg TTTCGGAATGCGGCACCGTTTCTCCTGCATGGCAGCCTCCGGGAATACCAGCAGATTGGTGTGGACTGGCTGGCGAGCCTCTATAAGAAACACCTGAATGGTATCCTGGCAGATGAAACCGGCTTGGGCAAGACTGTTCAAACAGCAGCGTTCCTGGCACATTTGGCTTGTAAAGAAG GGAACTGGGGTCCACATCTGGTTGTGGTGCGGACGTGTAAAATTTTGAGCTGGGAGATGGAGATTAAACGCTGGTGCCCGAGTTTGAAAATTCTGGTGTACCTAGGCAACAAAAAAGAGCGAAGATTAAAAAGAAGG aTGTGGTCCGAGTCAAACGGCTTCCACGTGTGTTTGACTTCCTTTAAACTGCTGCTGAAGGATCACAAGGACTTTCTCAGGAAGAGGTGGAAGTACCTGGTACTGGATGAAATCCAGCTTCTCAAAAACATGACAGAAAAACACTGGGAAACAATCCTTACTTTAAAAAG TCAGCAGAGGCTGCTGTTGATCAACACCCCTCTCCAGAATACCTTGAAGGAGCTGTGGACCATGATACATTTCCTTTTGCCTGGAATTACAAGACAGTACCTAGACTTCCCAGTCAAGGCAGGGACAGACGAAAACCAGGAGTACTGCCACAAGCTTGTTATCCGGTTGCACAGG GTGATTCAGCCCTTCATTTTGAGGCGCTCGAAGAGAGACGTTGAGAAGCAGCTGCCAAAGAAATACGAGCACATCCTGAAGTGTCGCCTCTCGAGCAGACAGAAGATACTGTACGAAGATGTTATGACTCAGACCCG ATCCCAAGAAGCCCTCAAGACCGGTCACTTTGTTAGCGTTCTTCATGTTTTGATGCAACTTCAGAGGATCTGCAATCACCCAGACTTGGTTCATCCTAGAACCACACGGTCTGCCTATGTGTCAGCTGCACTGCAGTATACAACACCCTCCTTAGTACTGGGAGCTATACAGTATGATCCTTGGAAG aATGTGGACATGTCCATATTTGACCTGATCGGAAACGAAAACAAGCTGACAAGGTATGAAGCTGAAGAAGTGTTGCCAAAGCAGAAGGTGACCAGGAAGCTGATTGAGGAAATCTACACCGCCCCTGACCCTCCAGCCAGACCCAAACAAGTGAAATTAAAGCCCAGCAG GTTGTTTGAGCCGGTGCAGTACGGTCAGAAGCCTGAGGGCAGGACTGTTGCATTTCCTGGTTCTCCGCCTCAGCGCacacccaccaccaccaccaccgcggCTACGGTGTCCCAGCAGGGTCAGGTGCGGGGGAAATCTCCTGTCACCACAGTCCCAGCCACACAGG CAGCAGGGACGCCGTTTCAGCCAACCCagaccactactactactactaccactgcATCATCAGTCAGCACTCCTCCCACTCCAGGACAGCAAACGGTTACATCAGCAGCCTCTGTCAGCGGCAGCACTACCTCCTCGACTAGCACAGTGAGCAAGGCTCTGAGCAGCCCTGCAGGTGGCGCTGTGCCCCAGCTAGGCCAGACTGCACCTGTGCCAGTTTCTAGGCCGGCTCAGGTCACGCCACAGGCCCCAGCCCATACCATGCAGCAGAGCGTGCTGCCTCAGAGGCTGGTGCTTACCTCCCAGGCCCAGGCACGATTGCCTA GTGGAGAGGTTGTGAAGATCGCTCAGCTCGCCTCTATTACTGGCAGCCAAAGTAGAATCACCCAGCCCGAGATGCCCGTTACTTTGCAGTTTCAGGGCAACAAATTTACCTTGTCCTCCAGCCAGCTTCGGCAGCTTACAGCCGGCCAGCCCTTGCAGCTACAAGGTACACTCG GCAATATTCTGCAGATCGTGTCAGCACCTGGCCAGCAGATCCTAAGACCTCAGGGCTCTGTTGTAATGCAGACAGTATCTCAGACCCAGCCTGTGCAGAATGCTGTGACTGCGCCGAGCCAACAAGCACAGACCGCCACTGCTCCCACTACCACAGCAGTGCAAGGCAAGG CCCCAGCCGTCGTTGTGAGAACTGCTGTTCCAAGCACAGCTGCGGGAGACCAGACTGCAAATGTGAAAGCTGTTGCTGCGACAGGAACTACGACCCAG GAGGCCTCAGAAGCAAGGAACCGGCTCGTTAAGGAACGGCTAGACAGGGTGTTTTCTGCAAACGAGAGGAGATGCTCTCGATCTGTATTCTATGGGGCAGACCTTCTGGAAGTCTGCTCTGTGTTCGACAAAGACCCAGTACCCAAACCTGCCACTGAGTCCAATAACTCTTGGAGGTGGATTGGCAGGGCCAACTGCCTGAGTGTCCAGCAAGCAAGTGCTTCTGTTTCTCACCTGCAAGAAGCTTTATTCACTTCAGAGCAGAGACGAGAAGCCCTGCAGGACATGGCACAGCG GTTTGTCTGTGTCGTTCCGCCTGCTATAGCACCTGCCCCACAGCTGTACTCGGCAAATCCTCCCCCTCAGTACAGTCTCGAACTGAAGATGTTTAGACACAAGTTCCACCAAGAAATGGCTCCGCACACAAAGCAGCTGAGGAGCCCTACTGCAAACCACCTTATAGAGTTTCCTGATCTCCGACTGTTACAGATGGACTCAG GGAAGCTGGAGGCTTTGTCAGTTCTGCTACACAAGCTGAAATCGGAAGGCCGTCGGGTGCTGATTTTCACACAGATGGTGAAAATGCTGGACATCCTAGAGAAGTTCTTGGACTATCACCATCTTCCCTACGTGAGGATTAACGAGAAAACCCCAGCCGAGCAGCGGCAG GAACAGATGAGGAACTTCAACAGGAACAAGCAGATATTTTGCACCATTCTCTCAAACCGGTGTGGTTCTGTGGTGGGCAGTGTCCTGGATGCAGACACTGTTGTGTTTTATGACACTGACCTGAACCCCAGCATGGATGCCAAGACTCAAGAATGGTGTGACAGGATCGGCAGGTCCAAGGATATCCATATATACAG GCTTGGAAGTGGTAACTCTATTGAAGAGAAGCTTCTGAAGAATGGAACTAAGGATCTAATCAGAGAGGTGGCTGCCCAGGGGACTGACTACACCTTGGCCTTTTTAACACAG cgaACAATCCAGGACCTGTTTGAAGTGGAGTCTGGGTCTGGAGAAAAAGTGGAAGAGTTTGTGGTGCTCCATCAGGACCCATCTCCAGCAGAAACCATCTCTCCCAGAATAGCACGGCCATACATACAGGCATTAAACAGCATTGGCAAGGAAGGGGCTTCGGGGGCTCCTATAAAATCTGAAGACGACAGTGCTGCAGAAACGAGTGAAGATTTGGGTGTGGAAGGAGATGTGAAGTATGAAGACGAGCCTTCTCGCTTGGAGGAACTGGTCGCAGTTGTAGAGCAG CTTACTCCAATTGAGAAATATGCTTTACATTACCTGGAGTTTGTTCACATGTCCAGCACTGAAGAGGAAGAAAGGAAAGCTATG GAGAAGATGATTGCTGCTAAGAAAGAGTGGGAGGTGCAGCAGCTGAAGAAACTGAAGATCGAAGACGAGGAGAGAATGAtgctggaggaggaggaagatCTCTTTACTTACACTCGTGAAGACGCCTACAACATG gaataTGTCTATGATGGTCCAGACGGACAGACGGAAATAATGCCG ctGTGGACCCCACCAACACCCCCTCAAGATGACAATGACGTCTACATCGACTCTGTGATCTGTCTCATGTATGACAGCACTCCCGTGCCTGAATCGAAGCTGCCACCTGTTTACGTGAGGAAGGAACACAAGCGGCTTAAGATGGATCCATCCG CTGCAGGTAGGAAGAAGAAGCAGCGTCATGGAGAGACAGTCATCCCCCCGCGCTCGCTGTTTGACAAGGGCAGCTTCCTGAAGCCACGCAGAGAGGGGAAAGACCAGAAGAAGAACTTTTCGCTCAAGCAGCAGGCTCCCTTCGCTAAACCTCTACCCTCGCTTGTCAAACCTGCTGTTGAGGCTGGGCAGGACAATCCTGAGTGGCTGATCAGTGAGGACTGGGCCCTGTTACAG GCCGTGAAGCAGTTGCTCGAGCTGCCCTTGAACCTCTCCATTGTTTCAGCTGCGCACACACCAAACTGGGACATGGTCAGCGATGTTGTTAACTCCTGCAGCCGGGTCTATCGCTCCCCCAAACAGTGCCGGAGCAGATACGAGAACGTCATCATCCCCAGGGAGGAAGGAAAG ttggTCTACGAAGCCAAtccaaaaaagaaaaccaaaagcaTTTACAAG tcCAAAAATAGCCGTCCGCTTCGCACCTGCCAGATCTACGCCCAGGATGACAGCGCTACTCACATTCACCTGTATAACAGTCGCTTTGAGTTGATGAAGATTATCGCCAGCAAGCGAAGTCCACCTATTAAGCCGCT ACTGGGTATGAATCCATTCCAGAAGAATCCTAAGCATGCCTCAGTGTTAGCAGAGAG CGGAATCAATTATGATAAGCCACTGCCTCCTATCCAGGTTGCATCACAGCGCGCGGAGAGAATTGCAAAGGAGAAAAAG GCTTTGGCAGAGCAGCAGAGGGCTCAGCAGTTAGCTCAGCAACAGGCTGGCCCACAGCCTCCACCACCACCTACTCCACAGCCACAGACGCAGCAGCCAGCCCAGCCCCAGGCTGTCCCTCAGGCTCAGGCAGTGGTCCAGGCCGCCGGAAACACCGTCACCAACACAGCCTCACTG CAGGCTGGAACAATCAAGACAGCAGCTGTTGGAACAAGTCTTCAGACTG cgccTGTCAGTGGCAATGTGATTGTGAATACAGTGGCAGGAGTTCCAGCAAGCTCGTTTCAGCCCACCAACAAACGGCTTGCCTCTCCGGTTATTCCTGCCACTTTGACA ACAACAGTAGGCGCCTCCCCCCAGGTGGTACACACTCAGCAACGGACAGTCTCAACTCCCGCTGCACCTGCTGAGGTTGTTGCCATAGCAACCAACCAAGGAGTCAGAACCGTAACACCGGTAACGGCATCAACCGTGTCGACCACCCTCACTCCAGTGCAAACGCAGAACAGGTCTTTGATTACACAGGTTAACCCAG CCACAGCCCCTAGTATGCAGTTACCTCCAGGTAAAGGCATCACCCATGCCCAGCTCCACCTCCTGAGGCAGCAGCAGGCTCAGGTGCAGGTCCAGCAGATCCAGGCTCAGGCTGGCTCTCCTGCCCAGATAAAGACTGTCGGCAAGCCAACTCAG GAACAGTTTTTGAAGATACAGCAGAAGCAGAAACTCCAGCTACAGCACCAGCAGGCAGTAGCAGCCCAGCAGCAGACGCAACAGCCCTCGCAACAGGCAGCTCAGGCACAGCAGCAAcaggggcagcagcagcagcagatcacCGCAGTGACCACGTCCAGAGGAGGGCCGGTCCTCACTGGCACCACGGTCACCAACCTGCAGGTCGCACGTCTG ACACGAGTGGCTGGAACCCAGCTGCAGGCTCAGGGGCAGATCCAGAGCCAGCCTGCACAGACCGCCCAGGTGACCCTGACGAAACCCCCTGTGGTGTCTGTGCCGGCAGTCACCACTCTGCCTGTCACTATGGCAGGGATCAGCGTGGCTATCGGACAACCGCAGAAAGCAG GTGGCCAGGTGGTGGCGCACCAGTTGCAGATGCAGCAGCATCTTCTGAATCTCAAAAAACAGCAGGCAGCTGCCGCTGCAGCCGCACAGCAGCAAAAAGCAGTGCAGACCCAGGTGGGGCAGGGACAAGGCACTGTGCAGCAGAAG